The sequence CCAACGATCTGGATGTGGAAACCCTGCGGGCCTTAGAAGAAGCCCTGCTGGAATTCCCCGGCTGTGCCATGGTGATCTCGCACGACCGCTGGTTCCTCGACCGGGTCGCCACTCATATTCTCGATTACCGGGACGAAGGTAAAGTGAACTTCTATGAAGGTAACTACACCGATTACGAAGCCTGGCTGAAAGACAACTTTGGTAAGGACGTCGTTGAACCTCATCGTCTGAAGTACAAGAAAATCACCAAATAGGGCCCGACAACACAGGGCAAGGATGCCCTGCTTTGCCATCAGCAAAGTTGCATGCCGTAAAGCCACGCCTTTACGGAGGATTTACTCCCTTTACTTTTCCCGTCGTGCCGGGCCTGACCCGGTAACTTTATCAGACACCTGAATAGTTATCCCTTCCTGCACGGCTGGCTTTACGAGATCCTGATTTTCATCAGAATGACGGGGTAGCCTGCAAGCAGCGGAGCGGATTGCGGGATCTATATGCCCTGAATTCCGCTTAGCTTTATAAGGGTTACGACTGCTGTAGATCGGATTTCAATCCGACAATGATGATGGGCTCCAAAACGTCTGTCGGAATAAATTCCGACCTACAACTCTGCGCCTCTGCGAGATCATTAAAAAAGTTATAAAGATCTCGCAGGGGCGCTGAAATAAAAAGACCTTCTAGATCTCAGTATATCTGTGATGAAGGAGTTTCTGTCATTTAGTACAAGGTTAGTCGCAAAGACACTGGGTTTCCGCCAACAACATGCGGGAAAGACATTCAGTCATGCCCGAGTGCTGTTATCGGGCATCCAGCAGCCTTTGAAAAAGATAAGATTAACCACAGAGGTATGAAAGGTTTACCCCCCTTACTTCTCTGCGACCTCCGCCACTCCGCGGTGAAATTTCACTTTCGTGCTTTTAGACTCATTCCCCGTATTCCGCTTCGCTTTATACGGGCTACGACTGCTGTAGATCGGATTTCAATCCGACAATGATGATGGGCTCCAAAACGTCTGTCGGAATAAATTCCGACCTACAACTCTGCGCCTCTGCGAGAGCATACTAATACTTTCGTATCGACACAAAAAAACCGCCATCAGGCGGTTTTTTTTAATTTACGTTCAGCGATTACGCTTCGGCGATAATTTTTACTTTTACCTGGGCGTGCACATCAGAGTGCAGTTGCAGGTCAATATCAAATTCACCGGTTTCACGCAGTGTGCCCAGTGGCAGCTTAACTTCAGCTTTGGCCACTTCAACACCAGCAGCAGTCAGTGCATCGGCGATGTCTTTGGTACCGACAGAGCCGAACAGCTTACCTTCTTCACCGGCAGGAGCAGCGATAGTCACTTCAGCCAGCTCAGCCACTTTGGCTGCACGGGCTTCAGCAGCAGCCAGCTCTTCAGCGATTTTCGCTTCAAGCTCAGCACGACGCTGTTCAAACTTCTCAATGTTCGCCTTGGTTGCCGGTACGGCTTTAGCCTTAGGGAACAGGAAGTTACGGGCATAACCTGATTTTACGGTGACCTGGTCACCCAAACCGCCCAGGTTGGCGATTTTGTCTAGTAGAATGATTTCCATCTTTGCTACCTCTTAATAATACGCCAACAGTTACTTGTGAGAATCAGTGTAAGGCAACAGAGCCAGGAAGCGCGCGCGCTTGATGGCAGTTGACAACTGACGCTGATATTTGGCACTGGTACCCGTAATACGGCTGGGTACGATTTTGCCACTTTCAGTGATGTAGTTTTTCAACAAGGCAGTATCTTTGTAATCGATCTGCTTGATGCCTTCCGCGGTGAAGCGGCAGTATTTACGACGTCTGAAAAAACGAGCCATGTTAAGTCTCCTAATCTGTTATTCTGCGGCAGCTTCAGAGGCTGAGCTATCTTCTTCGCGGCTTTCGCGACGATCTTCTCTTTCATCTGAATCGCGGCGTTCATCACGACCACCGGTTTCACGGCGCTCTTCTTTGGCCATAGGAGAAGGTTCAGTATCTGCAGTTTTAGTACGCATAATCAGATTACGCAGAACAATATCATTGAAACGGAACGCTGTTTCCAGCTCTTCAATGGCTTCAGCTGAGGCTTCGGCATTGATCAGCACGTAATGTGCTTTGTGCAGTTTTTCAATGGGGTAAGCCAGTTGACGACGGCCCCAGTCTTCCAGACGATGGATCTGGCCACCGGCATTGGTAATGATTCCGGTATAACGCTCGATCATACCTGGAACCTGTTCACTCTGGTCCGGATGAACCATAAATACGATTTCGTAATGACGCATTAAAAGCTCCTTACGGTTATAGCCTATTGCAGCTCAGCCGGTCTGCGTAAGGCAAGGAACGATGTTGTATGGCTGAGTCAAGGGCGCGCATTGTATATAAAGTGCCCGGCTGATACAAGAAAATATCTCAACTGACGGTTACCCAAGTTATATCGCCGCGGATAACGAATCCGCGCCCACCAGAATGGCCACCCCCACCAGGGCCAGCAATGACCATAATAAGGCCTGGCGATGGATCCGCTCTTTCAGCAACCAGGCAATCCCCAGCGACAGGATGACACTGGTGGCAAACAGGGTTTGCACCACAGCCGCCTTGGTATAGGTAAAGGCCACCATCTGCAGATATAAGGCTGCAAAAGTGCCGATCAGGGTCGCGGCGCCGAACACCATCCAGGTGCGTCTGGGATTGTCAGTTTTGGGCAGCCAGCGCTGACGCATGCCCAGCATCAGCAGCACAATAATCGCCATGCCCCCAAGCAGACGGATCTGACTGGCATTGGCCGCATCGATACCGGTAGAGGTGAGAATATCGCGGCTGATCACTGCGCCCACCGCCTGACACAGGGCAGCCAGCGCCGCATACACATAACCGGTGGCTTCAAAGATCTGAGTCTGGTCGCGCCGGTTTAACTTAATCACCATATCCACAGACAGGATCACCAGCGCGATGCCCAGCCATTGTTGCCAGTTCAGCCATTCGGCTATCCAGGCCATGGCCAGCAGAGCGGTAAAAATCGGCGCCAGGGTTTCTGCCACCAGTAACGACTGGCTGTCACCTATTTTATTCAGAGACTGAAAAAAACAGGTATCGCCCAGACCTATGCCGATCACACCGCTGAGCAGCAGCCAGAATATATCCATCTGCGATAACTCTGCCTGCATGGGCATGGCCCAGGTCAGTGGCAACAGGATCAGGATCGCCACCAGCCCCTTCCAGAAATTCAGTGCCAGCGGCGAAAAACTCGCGCCCAGTTGTCTGAATAATCTGGCCGCCACCGCCCAGCAACAGGCCGTACTTAATGCTGCAATTTCACCAATCATATAAACCCGGGCACCTTCAATAACAGATTTCAGCGGGCTGACAGAATAGAGAGGTTTGCCGGGCAAATCCAGTATCGGCCCGGTAAAAGAGAGTCAGGCATACGTTGGTGAGGCCGCTTTATGAAGCGCTCTGAGACATGGCCAACTGCGCCCGGACCTGATCATCTGTAACCTGAGGAAAATCCCGGTACCAGTGACCTATCGCGACAAAAGGCTCTGGTGTGGCCAGGCATATTAACTGATCGGCCTCCTGAGCTAACTGATGTGCGGTATCGGCGGGCGCGAGGGGCACGGCTACGACTACCTTGGCTGGCTGCTGATATCTGGCGGCGGCAATCGCCACCCGCATTGTGGCCCCGGTGGCGACACCATCGTCGACCAGAAGGATACAGCTTGGCCCTGAGCACATGACGAATGGCCTCAATAATATTGGTAACGGCTGCTGCCCTGCTCAGTGAGCAAAATGCAATAAATCAGGGGCCAGCAACATCACCAGTCCGATGATAATCATGACGCAGCCGCTGAGAAGCTTTAACCATCGCCCTTCACTGGCCTGTAATTTGCGATGACTCAGACCAACCACTGCCAGGGCAACCATCAGACCGTCATCAAGAATATAAGCAAGGTTATACAGAGCCAGATACGCGTAATACTGCCACTGTGGCAGGCCATAACGGGTCAGCACCTGAGTATACAGAGCCGGCAATCCGGCGGTGCACAGCAGCTCAGTCAGATTAACCAGTATCGCCACCAGTATCACCGCCAGCAGTGAGGCAGGCAGATTTTTCGCGGTAACAACCGCTCGCACTCTGGCGTACAAAGCCGGTTTCGCCTGCTCAGGTATGCTCAGGCTCAGCCCGGCCCCGGGTGCGTAAAAATCCCTGGTATGGATGGCACCGATAATCAGTGCCAGCAACCCCACGCAGACCTGCAACAACCTGGACCAGCCGATCAGCAAAAACAGGTTTAACCAGGCGGCCATAAACATGAAATATACCAGACCACTGACCAGTACAAAGGTCAGGGCAATCAGTGCCATTTTCCTGCGATCGCCGATATTGGTCAGAATCGACAGCAGGATCAGTAATACCCACATAGCACAAGGGTTAAACCCGTCAATCAGTCCCAGTGTCAGCGTGAACAAAGGCAGCCCCAACTCGCTGACCTGTACCTCACCCAGCCAGGGCAACACTATGCCCTGCCCCTGAGTCGGAGCCTGCAGGCCAAGCTTTTCCATCAGCAGGCGACCGCTTGTTTCATCATCCAGATAGCCTATGTGCCATTCACCACAGAGATAAAAACCGGGAACGCCCGGGCGTGCAACACCAAACTGCTGGTTGAGCCGGGTAAAGGCCTGCCAGTTTTCCTCACTGGCGAGAATATTAATGGCACGGATCTCAATATCAGAATTGTTGGCTTTCAGATGGTCCAGAAACTCGTGGGCTGCCTGACAATGAGGACACCCCTGACGCCAGTAAAAATCAACGGACTGGCAGGGGCGTTGGTTGTCGGCCAGAGCATGAACAGGGAAAAAGCAGCAAAGCAGAACTGTCAGCCATGCTGCCCACCGTATAGATTTCAATCGTCATTACCCCATCAGCACTCAGCTTTTCAGACGTGTCTTAAAGCGCTTATAAGCCTGTCCTAGCTCCCCGGCCAGTAGTGACAGGGCCGCCCTCACCTCTTTGGACGACTGACTGGCATCCTTTTTGAACGCTGAAAACTTAGATTGCAGCGAATCCCACTTCTTCTCCAGTCCATCCCATTCGTCGCGCATTTCAGCCCTGGCCAGATGCATCTGCACATTGATCTCATCACGATGGCGCTTAAGATCTTCAATAGTTTCATGCAGTTGTTGAGTTTCAAAGTTCATTTTTTGGTTCCTTTTTCCCAGCGGATGCTATCCATCCGGATTAAATATAGTCCTCGGCTGCAGCACCTGTATTGATATCAATCAATATTCATACTACTCAGTATTAAGGCTATACACAGCGCCTTATAGCTGGGTAGACTGGGAAGATATCTGTTGCATCAGGCAAGAGATGCGAAAGGGAGGATGTGTTATCAGCCAACAGAATCAGGCCTCACCACTTGGAGGCCACCCAATTATTTTGCTTGTTGTTATCGTTGCCACTTTGTATCTGGCCAGAGGATTTCTGCTGCCGGTTACCGTCTCAGTTCTGCTGGCTCTGACCCTGTCACCGCCTGTCACCCGGTTGATGAAAGTCGGCGTACCCAAAGTGCTTTCCAGCCTGGTTATGCTGTTACTGAGCTGCTCTTTATTAATCGGTGCCGTGTGGCTGATGCTGCCCGCCATAGGCGGCTGGCTGACCACCGCGCCGGAGAAAATTGAGAGCGTGATGAATCTGGATCAGGACATGGTCAGTAAATTGCAACAGGTCAAAGATTCGGTAGAAGAAACCTCTGAGAAAGTCTCTGAAGCGGTGGAAGAGGTAATCAGTTCAGAGGAACAGGCTCCGGTGATGGTGGAGCAACGAACCTGGCCGGATACCCTGCTCACTTCCATACAGCAGGGAGCGGCAAACACCCTGTTGATTCTGGTATTAACCCTGTTTCTGCTCACCAATGGCGGCGATTTGGTGGTGAATATGGTGAGGCTGTCAAAACAACGACAACAACGACGAAAGATTATCCGCTTGTTCAGTCGCCTGCGCACTGAAACCGGCCATTATCTGGGCGCGGTGATGTTGATCAATCTTACTCTGGGACTGATTACCAGTGTATTGCTGTGGCTCATCGATTTCCCCATGCCCTGGATCTGGATTGTGCTGGTTGCGATATTGCGGCTGATTCCCTATGTGGGCATGAGTATTGTCAGCGCCCTGCTATTGCTGATTTCCATCACTCAGGGTGATCAGCAGCTCTGGCAGATCCTGATGGCCCCCGTCGGATTTTTAGTGCTCTCCACCCTGTTTGGTTTTATCGTTGACCCTGTGGTGCACGGTATCCGGCTGCAAATCAATCCTATTGTGGTCTTTGTGGCGGTGATCTTCTGGGGCTGGCTGTGGGGGCCGATTGGTGCCATTCTCGGTGTGCCCTTGCTGACGGTTATCTTCGTGGTGGCCGACACCCTGGGCTGGCAGCAAATAAGCCAGATTATGACCACCAGACTCGGCCCGGCAACTGATTCCAATAAAAACAGCGGAGGAAGCTGAGTTTGACAACCTTCACTAAAATACCGCTTATTGGCGTAACCACCCACTCGGGCGCCTGGTGCCCGCCCTGGTGGACCATCGCCTTTGCCATCAGGCGCGCCGGTGGCAAGGCAGTAAGGATCAGCCCCCGACACGATGTTGAGGTGTCTGAACTACAGGGACTGGTACTGAGCGGCGGTACTGACCTATGTCCTGAACTTTACGGGCAACCCGCAGAGCCGGGGCAGAGTTATGACGTGCCCAGGGATGAGCTGGAAAGCAAAGTGCTGGATTTTGCCCTGCAGAAACAGTTACCCATGCTCGGAATTTGCCGGGGTTGCCAGTTGATTAATGTGCGACTGGGCGGCGCCTTATTCAGAGATATCAAAAATCAGCGAAAGCTGACGTCTAACCGCACTATGATCCATCCGGGTAAAAAGTTGTTTGTCAGAACTGACAGTATGCTGCATCGCATTGTTGAACACGAACAACTGCGGATTAACAGTCTGCATCATCAGGCCATTGCAGAAGTGGCTCCGGGATTTGTGATCAGTGGCACCGATGCCGATGACTTTACCCAGGCCATTGAAAGTCCGGAAAAGCCTTATATCCTAGGCGTTCAGTGGCACCCTGAATACCTGCCTTATATGATCAATCAGGCCAAGTTGTTTAAGTGGCTGGTACGCCAATGTATTGAGTAAAAGGCCGCAGAATTATGATGTCATATCTGGTGTTATTCTCTTCGGCTTTTCTGGCGGCCACCTTCCTGCCGTTTTATTCAGAGATTGTGTTATTCACGCTTGCCCGCCAGGGCGAACCTCCGGGTTTACTGATTTTGGTCGCAACCCTCGGCAATACCCTGGGCGCAGTGGTGAACTGGGTGCTTGGTAAATATCTGCTGCATTTTAAAGATCGCCGCTGGTTTTACTTCAAAGAATCCCAGCTTGAGCGGGTACAGAAATGGTTTCAGCGATACGGTATCTGGAGCCTGGCTTTTTCCTGGTTACCGGTCGGCGGCGATGCACTGACCTTTATCGCCGGAGTGATGAAAGTACGGATTCTGCCTTTTCTGCTCCTGGTCGGGCTGGGCAAAGGCGTGCGGTATATTGTGGTGTTTTATTTTTCCACCGTCATCTGAAGATGCTCATGGGCCACTGCAAAGTCAGATTTACTCGCCCAAACAAAATATGTTTCGTTAATCGTCTATCGTCTTCGCAAAAAATTCACTATACTGTCACACTCGAAAAACGGCTCCGCTGTTAGAATTACAGTCGCTGGATAAACACACACAGCATTCAGTTTAGAAAGGATTTAAACATGACATTGCTTACACTACTTTTCGCTGCCATTATCGTTTTATTGCTGTATTCCCTTGCAAACGACAAGGGTAAAAATACAAAATATTTCCGCAATAGACGCGATACCTCTGAGCAAGCCATTCATGTGCGTAAGAAGCCCCTCAGAACGGGCGAATCGCTCTACTAGAGCACCATATAATTTAAATAAACAGCACCAGCGAGAGTTCAAAAAGTGCGCAGGCAAGGTAAATTTTTGAAGGTTTAGTGGGCCTAAATCAAAAGAATTTACCGTCGGATGCGCATTTTTTGGGCCTCGCCCTTCCGGAGCGACTGAAAAAGTCTCAATCTGCGTTCTGGTCGCTTGACATAGATGACTATGCCTGCACAGCCACGCCTTGATTGAGACTTTTTCAGGCAGCTCTGGTGTTCGTTTTTTAAGCTATATGGTGCTCTGATTTCAGCCCCGCCATCCGCGGGGCTATTTATTTCTACTCCCGGTGTTATTCTGACTCTCTGTTTATAGAACCAATCTGAATAACGTCAGGAATTTCTTTATGCGACTTGGACCGGGACTACTGGTAACCGCCGCGTTTATCGGGCCGGGTACGATCACCACCGCCAGTATGGCAGGAGCGAACTTCGGTTTTGCCCTGCTATGGACACTGCTGTTTTCAGTCATTGCCACCATTGTGCTGCAAGGTATGGCCGCCCGGCTCGGGCTCGCAACCGGTCTGGGTCTGGCAGAGTCACTGCGCAAGACACTGAAC comes from Lacimicrobium alkaliphilum and encodes:
- a CDS encoding gamma-glutamyl-gamma-aminobutyrate hydrolase family protein yields the protein MTTFTKIPLIGVTTHSGAWCPPWWTIAFAIRRAGGKAVRISPRHDVEVSELQGLVLSGGTDLCPELYGQPAEPGQSYDVPRDELESKVLDFALQKQLPMLGICRGCQLINVRLGGALFRDIKNQRKLTSNRTMIHPGKKLFVRTDSMLHRIVEHEQLRINSLHHQAIAEVAPGFVISGTDADDFTQAIESPEKPYILGVQWHPEYLPYMINQAKLFKWLVRQCIE
- the rpsF gene encoding 30S ribosomal protein S6 codes for the protein MRHYEIVFMVHPDQSEQVPGMIERYTGIITNAGGQIHRLEDWGRRQLAYPIEKLHKAHYVLINAEASAEAIEELETAFRFNDIVLRNLIMRTKTADTEPSPMAKEERRETGGRDERRDSDEREDRRESREEDSSASEAAAE
- the rpsR gene encoding 30S ribosomal protein S18; this encodes MARFFRRRKYCRFTAEGIKQIDYKDTALLKNYITESGKIVPSRITGTSAKYQRQLSTAIKRARFLALLPYTDSHK
- a CDS encoding YqaA family protein, yielding MMSYLVLFSSAFLAATFLPFYSEIVLFTLARQGEPPGLLILVATLGNTLGAVVNWVLGKYLLHFKDRRWFYFKESQLERVQKWFQRYGIWSLAFSWLPVGGDALTFIAGVMKVRILPFLLLVGLGKGVRYIVVFYFSTVI
- a CDS encoding AI-2E family transporter, translating into MRKGGCVISQQNQASPLGGHPIILLVVIVATLYLARGFLLPVTVSVLLALTLSPPVTRLMKVGVPKVLSSLVMLLLSCSLLIGAVWLMLPAIGGWLTTAPEKIESVMNLDQDMVSKLQQVKDSVEETSEKVSEAVEEVISSEEQAPVMVEQRTWPDTLLTSIQQGAANTLLILVLTLFLLTNGGDLVVNMVRLSKQRQQRRKIIRLFSRLRTETGHYLGAVMLINLTLGLITSVLLWLIDFPMPWIWIVLVAILRLIPYVGMSIVSALLLLISITQGDQQLWQILMAPVGFLVLSTLFGFIVDPVVHGIRLQINPIVVFVAVIFWGWLWGPIGAILGVPLLTVIFVVADTLGWQQISQIMTTRLGPATDSNKNSGGS
- a CDS encoding phosphoribosyltransferase family protein, translating into MCSGPSCILLVDDGVATGATMRVAIAAARYQQPAKVVVAVPLAPADTAHQLAQEADQLICLATPEPFVAIGHWYRDFPQVTDDQVRAQLAMSQSAS
- the rplI gene encoding 50S ribosomal protein L9; translated protein: MEIILLDKIANLGGLGDQVTVKSGYARNFLFPKAKAVPATKANIEKFEQRRAELEAKIAEELAAAEARAAKVAELAEVTIAAPAGEEGKLFGSVGTKDIADALTAAGVEVAKAEVKLPLGTLRETGEFDIDLQLHSDVHAQVKVKIIAEA
- a CDS encoding DMT family transporter, coding for MPGKPLYSVSPLKSVIEGARVYMIGEIAALSTACCWAVAARLFRQLGASFSPLALNFWKGLVAILILLPLTWAMPMQAELSQMDIFWLLLSGVIGIGLGDTCFFQSLNKIGDSQSLLVAETLAPIFTALLAMAWIAEWLNWQQWLGIALVILSVDMVIKLNRRDQTQIFEATGYVYAALAALCQAVGAVISRDILTSTGIDAANASQIRLLGGMAIIVLLMLGMRQRWLPKTDNPRRTWMVFGAATLIGTFAALYLQMVAFTYTKAAVVQTLFATSVILSLGIAWLLKERIHRQALLWSLLALVGVAILVGADSLSAAI